GACCAGCCGGATGGCGGCGATGGCGAGGTCGTTGAACACGCAATAGCCCGCGCCCGTGTCCGCCAGCGCATGGTGGCTGCCCCCGGCGGTGTTCGCGGCATAGCCCCTGTCCATTGCCAGCCGCGCGGCGAGATAGGTGCCGCCCGGCACCGCCTGTGACCGCGCCGCGACCGCGGGCGTGACGGGGAAACCGATGCGCCGCTGCTTTACCGAGGGCACGCGTGCCTCGATCACTTCGGCGACGTAATCGGGATCGTGCGCCGCCTCCAGCCACCGGCGCGGCATCGGCTCGGGCGCGTGCCAGTCGAGCGCGGCGCCGCTTTGGCGCAGCAGGTCGCGGACCAGGCCGTTCTTGTTCCACTGATAGGTGCTGCGCGCGGGCGCCGGCGCGACATAATCGGGATGATGGACAATCGGGATCACGCATCCCTAGTTAGGGGCCTGCCCGCCCCCGCGCCAATCCCGGAGCCCGCCGCCATGTCCGCCTATGCCGATCTTCCCTATCGCCCCTGCGCCGGCGTGATGCTGCTCAATGCCCAGGGCGAGGTGTTTGTCGGCCAGCGGCTCGATTCGGTGCTGGAGGCGTGGCAGATGCCGCAGGGCGGGATCGATCCGGGCGAGGATGCGCTGGAAGCGGCAGTCCGCGAACTGGGCGAGGAAGCGGGGATCGCCCCCGACAAGGTCGAGCTGGTGGCGGAAGCGGGGGAGGAACTCACCTACGACCTGCCCGACGACCTGATCGGTAAGGTGTGGAAGGGCAAGTGGCGGGGGCAGCGCCAGCGCTGGTTCCTGTTCCGCTTCCTGGGCACCGACGACGACGTCAACATCCAGACCGCCGAGCCCGAGTTTCGCGCCTGGCGCTGGGTCGCCCCGGCCGAGCTTCCCGAGCTGATCGTCCCGTTCAAGCGCGAGCTCTATGCGCGGCTGCTCGAGATCTTCGGCGAAGTGCTCCGCGCGCACGACGGGCGGGTTCGCTGATCGAACCGGCTTGCCCTAGCGTCATCCTGTCGCCGCTTTTTGTCGGATAAAGGACGAAGATGCCGCTGTTGCAGTCCTTTCCCCTTGTTGCGGTCGCGATCGTGTCGGGTGATGATCCGATCAACCAGGCGCAGCCGGTGACGATTCCGGTCGAACTCAAGGCGATGCTCGATGCCGCGATCGCCAGCGGCAACGAGGGCGAGGTCGATACGCTCGTCAAATATGCCAATGAGGTGAAGATCCCGGCCGCGCCCGCG
This is a stretch of genomic DNA from Sphingomonas sp. Y38-1Y. It encodes these proteins:
- a CDS encoding RNA pyrophosphohydrolase, coding for MSAYADLPYRPCAGVMLLNAQGEVFVGQRLDSVLEAWQMPQGGIDPGEDALEAAVRELGEEAGIAPDKVELVAEAGEELTYDLPDDLIGKVWKGKWRGQRQRWFLFRFLGTDDDVNIQTAEPEFRAWRWVAPAELPELIVPFKRELYARLLEIFGEVLRAHDGRVR